TCTGTTCCATAACTTCCCTCTCGGATGACTTTCTCCACTTTCCTGAGCCGTTCCATTAACAGCTGACCGACATTCGTATCGATCAAATCCTTTAAACCCTCCGATTGTCATTGTCAACGCTAATGACATACTCCGCTTCCGCAGAAAGCGCCAAAATCTCCGGTCGACGATCTTCCAACGGTCTGGAAGGCATGTAAATGTCTCTCTCTTTTAATAGAGGAGAAATTTTCAGAACGATCGAATGGCTCGCCAATTGATCGCGAAATCTCTTTAAGCCTATTTTCCAAGGTACGCCGTTATAGAACTGATCCGCGACGCATTGTCCGGCAATATAGGCTTGTACTACGTCTCCCACGAAATCGACGACCAACGTGATTTCGTTCGCTTCACCGAATGCCGAAGCATCTATGCGAATCTCCCATTCAGGAGCTGCTCCTTCTTCCCCCTCATCTTCGAACAAATATTTGAAGAATTCTCCGTTTAACGAAGAATCGCGGGTACGCTTCCATGAGAATTCGACTTCACGAGTTTGCAGGCTCGGCTTGAACGCCTGAAATATCCCCTCTTCATCTTGTGAAGACTTCAACGATACTCCCTCACAAGTGATGCTATGTTCGACAGGAGGATAAACAGCAAATGCCATCCTGCCGGCTTCTGTCCCGCTAATGCGCAAATCTTTCTCCCTAAACACGACGTTTCCTTCACATAGAATTAACCGTTCACATCCAAATGCCCGTCCTTTCCACAGATGCAGCGACTGCTCTTCAGTTATTGTCAGCACCTTAACGACATGACTGGAAACAGAGCGAACAGTGAATTCGCAGCCAGATCCCGGCTTCAGACCGGAAACGGCGAGCGTTCCTTCCTGCCGTTCCAAAGTTCCCTCTTTCAATTCGACATCGGAAACGGTATCTGAATAGAAGGAGAATACAGGGCGCACGCCAGAAACCTCGAAAAACACATACAGTGTCTCCCCATCTCCTTGGAGCAGGCATAACAGCTGTGCAGTCGCAAATTTCAAACGTACACCGTCCATATCCAAATGGAACGGCCAGAAGAAGTAACCGTCCTTCTTGAGTGTAAATCCAGTTGCAGGAACGTTCAGCCCACCTCTGGGTAACCGCAATTCAACCTGTACGTCATCCTTATCTTTCATCTCCGTCAGTCTCTGGTAGTTGTTGAAGAACAGGAAGCCGCTATCCCCCCGCGCTCTCGCAACGACGCGCACCGTCTCGTTATCTTCCAAGGATGAAGGCCGAACTTGCGGAAAAAACACGGCCATGGGCGCCAGCCTATCTCCGAAATCGTGCAGAAATAAATGAAGCCGCTTCAGTATTCTATAGGAATCCCTGACTTCGCCGAACTCTCCGAGCGGCGCCTGGAAATCGTAGCTCCGTACGGGCAACTGATTGCCTTGGGGATTGGATTCTTGCATCGTTGAAAGCTCTCCGAGCGGCTGGGTTCCTCCATGATACATATAATAGCCCAGCAGATTGCACCCGTTAGCAATCTTAATCATCGCCATCGCGCCGACGTCGTCTGCCTGTATGAGGGGACGCCGATGATAGGTAATTTGCACGCCACCCCCAAGCTCGCAGGTGCCATCTGGGTAACGTTCGATGTCTTCCAAATCTTTAATTTCTACGGCTTTCTCGCCGAACAGATCGCTACCGATGCTCGGATCGTTGCGTACCGAATGGAAGAAATAATGCGGTCCGGGAGGCAGTTGGTTTGTATGCTTATCCCAAGGATGATCCGGATAACCTCCGAATAGCGGCAGCATTTCGTCCTTGGGAATTTGTGCTCCACCGGGGCCTCCCCAACCTGTAACCGTATATAAAGGAGCTTTCATGCCCAATCCTAGCGCGATACTCTTTAAGGTCCGCAAATGCTCGAGGTTATCCGTCAACTCGTTGTCGAATTGCAAGCCGACGATCGAGCCGCCGTCTTGGAAGGCTAACCTCTCAATCTGCTTGGCAATTTCCCCGTAAAACCTTTTAACATACCGCAAATAGTCATCATCGTTCGTCCGTAGCGCGCATCTTCCGTAGATCCAATCCGGGAAGCCTCCATTACGGCATTCGCCATGCGCCCATGGGCCTATGCGAACAAGGACCTCCAATCCGTTCTTCTGGCAGAGCTGCACAAATTTCCTAAGATCCTTGTCTCCCGACCAGTCAAAGCGCCCCTCTATTTCTTCATGATAAATCCAGAATATATACGTAGCGACGATCTGGATGCCACCCGCTTTCATCTTCAGTAGCTCTTCCTCCCACTGTCCGTGAGGAAACCTGGAGAAATGAAACTCCCCCATAACCGGCAGCCACGGCTTTCCTCCGCGGGTGAGATACACGCTATTCACATTGATTTCCTCTCCCGCCGGATTGGTGCCTCCCATTTTTAGATGACCTTCGATCAAAGCTGGCTTTCGTTGATTGCCGACATCTAGTAAGTATTTCATTGTTTCACTCCCCAAGTGTTAAATTTTCAGGTTGTTCTCATTTCTTAACAATCGAAGCAATGATGGATATATTCGTTTGACAATGCGTATTGTTCCGAATATGATTAAACTGACTGGTCAGTACAATTAAAAAGGAGATGATATTCATGGGAGAAATGTACGAATTGAAAGCTATCTTTACCCCGAATGAAGGAAAGCGCGGAGATTGGGCAAAACTGAAAGTGGAGTACGGCAATCTCCAGGATAGCATCGAGATCGACAAATCGATCGTAAGAATTTCGGATTACGGGATATACGATGCAATGAAACGCGAAGAGGATGGATCGTTCACATGGTCTTATCCCATTCCGTATGAAGCGCCGATCCAGACCTATGAGATCGAAGTGTATGCGATAGACAAGATTGGAAACAAGGGACCTAAGCAAACGATTATCTTCACTGTTAACGGCTAAACTTTCCCTTTCACAAGCAACCGATGGCAGCCCGAAAGTCTGCCGTCGGTTGTTCGTTATCTATCGAGGGTTCCTTTCCAGCTGCTCGATCTTCTCTCCCGTCCCCAATCTCAGCCAAGTCGTAAACCCCCCAACGCCTTCTTGCAAACGAATGACTCGGGCACCGTGCGGGAAGTCCTCTCGGCCATACGTGTTCAAACCTGTAGCCCGGCCGTAGCATAACCGAATGCCGTACCACTCTCCCCAATAATCGTTCACGTGGTCATGACCGCAGAACGTCCCCATCACATCTCCCTGCTCCAGCATGGCTGTGAATAAGCCCGAATTGACTTTGGGACAACACACCTTCTCCAGCTTGTTTCCGCAACATCCCCCTTCCATCCACATTTCCTCATATTCCGGGAGAGGAATGTGGATGAAGGCTAGCGCCGGTACTGTATCTCCACCGTTCCTTGACGCAAGTTCCCGTGATTGCTCCACGTACCAATCGATCTGATCCCGGCGAATCCAGTCGTACCCGTCGATGGTAGGAATGCAAGAGACATTCCCGGAATCGAAAAAATAGAGCGCAATATCGCTTCCCTTCTGATTTCCGATCTCGATGACATAATTGCCCTCACCGGTCAACCTCTCCGGCCCGCGTTTCGTAACGGAATGAAGCTGAGCCATAACCGCTTCAACCAACTCAGTTCGCGTAATATGTGCTTCCGTATCGTGATTGCCAAATATATACGCCCAAGGAATACCTCTTTCTATAACTAACTCCACAGCTTGCTGCATCATTTGTACGGGATCCGTTTTATCCGACGGATGAATCAGATCGCCGGTAAATACAACCAGATCAGGAGTTTCGGCATCCAATACCGTTCTCATGACCGCCTGTGTTTGCTGATCGAGTTCCAGCCCGTCTTGCCAATGCACATCAGTGAACTGAATAATCGTAAAAGTACCATCTTCTCGATACGTCATCCGATGATTCATCTTTCAATTCCTCCTAATCTATCCTTTGTCCTCTTCGGTTAATATCTTCTCAATTACAGACACCAGGTCGTCCGTCAGGCTAATGCCCGAAGCCGATGCATTCTGCTCGACCTTCGGTCTTGTAGCACCGATAATGCATCTGGAGATGTTCAGCAACCGCAAATTCCAGACCAAAGCCAGCTTCTCGAACATGGGCACGATGTCCGATTCGATACGGCGGATGAACAAATTGTATTCCGGCTGATTGACCACAATCGGATCTAGATAAAGAAGCACCGCCAATCCCGCTGCCTCGACCATTTTCCATTCACGCCACTCACTGATTCCGACATACAATAATTTGCCTTGAGTGACCAAATCGTCCATCGCCCATGTCGAAATAAACCGTCGTTCCAAGCACATATGATTCTCTCGTAGTTTGCCAACGCCCAGCCCATAACTCACTCAGCTTCACCATCGGCATATATATTGGCTGTGTCAAAATAGTTGATTCCCAGCTTGTGTTCCTCACTCTTGAATTCTGATCAGCTTGCTCGAGAATCGATCAAGTCTATCAAGAACTTGTCACTTGCCGAACCAATTCCCGTTCGTGAAGTCGGGGATCGCTACCGGCTGCCCGCCCATGGCAATCGAATCCTCGGTTAATGAGGATATACTCATCCACGAGGCCATGTCATATACATCGATCGGCGTTTGCGTTCCGTTCCTGAAGCACTCGATGAAATCCCTAAAGACAAGCCAATCCATACCGTCGTGTCCTCCTTTAACTCCTTCCTGTAAATAGCGCTCCCACAGCGGATGTTCATATTGCTCGCGATGTTGCTCCACGTTCCCCCATTGCGTCTTCCAATTTGATTCATACTGGCTATGCTGTCCATCAATGAATATGGAGTGGTTGTCCTCTATATACATGCCTTTTGTTCCCCTTACCGTAAAACCTCTTGAATAATATCTTGGCAATGTAGTATCCAAAGTGAGTGTAATCGTTTCTCCGCGAGCGCACTGGATGACAGTCGTTACGATATCACCTTGTTTAAACCTAGTATGAGCAAGCTCGCTATCCTGCCTTTTGCTCCTGATGTATTCCTGCATGCCTTCCGCCTTGGAGGCAAGAGATACAAGCGATACCATGCGATTCCCTCTATTAATATCGAGAACCCTAGCGATCGGACCCAGCTCGTGCGTGGGATAATTATCGCAGTTTCTATGAATATATTCGTTCAGCCGGTAATGCCGATTTTCTTTGCCATTAGCGATTTCATAGCGCAGGTCGTGATGATAACCTCCCGAGCAGTGTACGATTTCCCCTAGTACACCTCGCTTTACCATATTTAATACCATGAGCTCATCGCGGCCATAGCAGCAATTCTCCAGCATCATGCACGGAACCTTCGTTCGCTCGTAAGCTTCTACCAGCTTCCAGCATTCCTGCATGGAATACGCTCCTCCGACCTCGCAAGCGACGTACTTCTCTTTCTCCATCGCTTCGATTGCGATATGGATATGGGCTGACCAAGGCGTGCAGATCATGATGACGTCAACAGACTCTCTATCCAGAACCTCCTTATAATCAGCAGTTACAAAAGGTCGACTGCAGCCTGCCTTCTCAATCATATTAGCTGCCCGTTCGCGACGATCCTCGTGCAAGTCACAGACGGCGACGACTTCCACGTCTTCCATTTTCAGCAATATGATTTCCAAAAGCCCCGTTCCCCGCCCGCTAAGCCCGATTAAGCCGATTTTCACATTAGATTTCATCTACGTGATACCTCCGTATAATAGCTACTTGCCCCGTATCGATCGCAAGGTGCTCTGCCTTCATTGATATCGTCTTTACGATTGCGACTACCTTGTCTGCGATTGTATTCCCGCGAATTTCAACTCCGCTTGAAAGCTATCGAATTGATTGTAATTCGCCCTCGTCACTCGTTCTCTATTTATTTATGCGATGGAAAGATCGAAACCGCCATTCCCGGGGTTAGAGTAAGCTCCAATAGTCCCCCAACCACCCGGTGTCCAAGCTGCAATTCTTTTAATCCTTCCACCGTGATCTGGTAGATATCGGCGGCGGTCACACCATTCCATTCCGGCGGCAGTGACCAGCTCATCATCGAATAGCCCGCCTTACTGAAGGCGATCAACTCGGGCCGTTCTTGCCACAGGGCAGGGAAAAGCACATCGTCCTCCACCCGCAGCGGTATGCCGGCGCGACGGACGGAACGATCGACGAGGTGAACAGAATGACCGCCCGAATAATGAACGACCCTGTTATTGCTCTCTCCCTCCATCCGTATGCGATCTAGCGAGTTCAAATACTGATATTGCAGCATTCTCGTACAGATCTGCTCGATGAACAGATCATGCCAATCCTCGCGGGGAATTCCATTATCGGAATCCCAGAACACGTCCTCCCCATGCACACCGGCCCCAAACAAGAATTCCAGATCCGGTCTGTGCGGAATTCCGGGAATCGAGTAGTCGCGGATGGCGGCACCGCTCAGCAGCTTGGCGGGTCTCTCCAGAAAATGCTTCTCCTGGTTCTGATCGAACCACCAGCACCACGGTTGCAATCCGATGAACGGATCGTTGCGATGATGGGTGAAGTTTTCGCTTGTCACATCGATCCCGCGACCACGGAAATAGCGGATCGTCCGTCGCATGTAGGAGGACTCCTCCTCCTGAGAGACGCCCCGGAAAACATTCGCTCTAGGAAAATAAGCGTCCAGGTGTACAGTTCCGGCCTTATCAAGCTCCAACAGCGAGATCAGTTTCTCGATTCGCTGGACGATAATCCCGCTCTCCCATTCGTTCTTATAGAAAATTTGATAGGCAGCCCTATCGTTATAGTTACCGATTTGGAGCAAAGAACCATCTTCGTTGCGCGAAATCAGATCATGCTCCATGTAAAGGTCCCAATGCGGGCTATTATCGTATGCGTCCGTCATATTGACATGAACGCTGACTGTTGTGTTATAACGTTTGGATTCTTCCGCCAACCACAAATAGCTGTCCCTCGCGGTTGGATCCTGCGGTCTCTTCAGATGGACATTCACGTCGTCCCAGGCGGGATATTTATCATCGTGGCCGTTGTACTGCCATCCGACCAAGTAAATGATTTTCGGAATACCTCTAGTAATCAGATCGATGTCCACAATATATCGAAGCGCCTGTTCGAACGTGCAGAACACCTTCGTCCCGCCTTTACCGTCCGGAGTAGCCATGCCTAGCTTCATCGTCAGCGTCTGACTGTAATCGAAATTATAAGAGCTCTCCGGCTGCATCGTTGCTTGCCAATCGTAATAATCCCCTGGAATGGATCTCCACGCTTCATTAGTATCTATTGAGTTCGTCATCCCAACCTCTTCCTCCCTACAATGAAGAAATCTGGCAGCGCCGCACATCGACGCTGTCAGACTTCGGATTTCTTTTACTTGGATATTTGAGCGTTCATCATATCCACGATCGATTGATAATCACCGATATCCGAAAGCTCCATCTTAAATGCATCCCATTCGGAGAGATCTCTTTCGCCGAGCAGGAATTTATATATATTTTCGTCCAAATACGTTTGTACCGCGGTCATAATTTGCGCTTTCTTCGCCTCGTCCTCTTTGCTCAGACGAATGACCGGTGCTTGTTCATACGGAGCAATTGCCGTTTCCGAACTTGTGAATTTCCCCATTCCCTCTTGAGGACGCATCTCCTCGAACTGACCCTTGGCGAAAAATTGTACTTTTTTGTATTTGATATAGTCCGTCGAATAGTTCTGAGGCGCGTACACGAAGCCTTGACGCGTCCATGGATTTCCGAGACCGAAATCCGAGTTTTCTTTCCAATCTCCGTTTTTGTTGATGAATTCCTTTTTGCCGTCGATCACTTCAAAAGTTTTGCCTTCTACGCCCCAATGCATCAAATCGATCATCTCAGGCGAATACTGATAATCGAGCAATTTGATGATAAGCTCAGGATTTTTCGTGTTTTTGGAAATCATGATGCCGTAGTTCGGATAGATAGTTTTACCCAAGAGGGCCGGCCCCAACACCCACTGATCACCGTACTTTTCGTTTTTCGGATTGACCGCTGCGCCCCAAGAGACGCCTTGGTCCTTAACGGAATATTGCTCCCACCAACCTCCCCACGCCAACGGAAGCATGAAGGACTTGCCTGTCGTTACTTTCGCCTTCAATTGGTCTTGCGACTGGCTCAGGAACTCGGGATCAAGCAGCTTCTCGTCGTACAGTTTGCGAATATATATTAAACCTTCTTTGAAAGACTCCTCAGACGGACCGAATACGTATTTCTCTCCGTTCCAGTAAATATCGCTTTTCGTATGGTTCGAAAGTGCTAACGCGTCTGTGAATTTTGGCCATTCCTGCGAATTGACCGGATAGGAATCCGGATACAGCGCTTTCAACTTAACGGCCGCATCATAAAATTCGTCCCAGTTTTCCGGAACTTTGATATTATGTTTTTGGAAAACGTCGAACCGGTATAATGCTGGGTAAGCAGAACCCGCTAAACCCGTATCGTTCTGGAATCCATCCCCGAAGAAGAACATTTTTCCTTCAGGCGTATACATACTCTTGTCCGCGAACTTGGTAGACTCTAAATAAGCTTTATAGTTTGGAGCGTATTCGTCCAAGTATGGCGCAATGTCTAAGAGGGACCCTTGGTTGCCGAATTGGAACATGACCTCGGCGTCCTTCACGCCCGACATAATGTCCGGAGTATCGCCACTGGCCAGCGTCAGCTTCACTTTCTCTGGATAATCGTCGCTATTCACGTAGTTCCATTTAATATCGAGCTTTTTGCCGATATACACTTCCATCTTTTCTTTCCAGAGCTTATAGAGCTCGGTATCCTTCGGA
This window of the Paenibacillus sp. FSL R10-2734 genome carries:
- a CDS encoding beta-galactosidase — its product is MKYLLDVGNQRKPALIEGHLKMGGTNPAGEEINVNSVYLTRGGKPWLPVMGEFHFSRFPHGQWEEELLKMKAGGIQIVATYIFWIYHEEIEGRFDWSGDKDLRKFVQLCQKNGLEVLVRIGPWAHGECRNGGFPDWIYGRCALRTNDDDYLRYVKRFYGEIAKQIERLAFQDGGSIVGLQFDNELTDNLEHLRTLKSIALGLGMKAPLYTVTGWGGPGGAQIPKDEMLPLFGGYPDHPWDKHTNQLPPGPHYFFHSVRNDPSIGSDLFGEKAVEIKDLEDIERYPDGTCELGGGVQITYHRRPLIQADDVGAMAMIKIANGCNLLGYYMYHGGTQPLGELSTMQESNPQGNQLPVRSYDFQAPLGEFGEVRDSYRILKRLHLFLHDFGDRLAPMAVFFPQVRPSSLEDNETVRVVARARGDSGFLFFNNYQRLTEMKDKDDVQVELRLPRGGLNVPATGFTLKKDGYFFWPFHLDMDGVRLKFATAQLLCLLQGDGETLYVFFEVSGVRPVFSFYSDTVSDVELKEGTLERQEGTLAVSGLKPGSGCEFTVRSVSSHVVKVLTITEEQSLHLWKGRAFGCERLILCEGNVVFREKDLRISGTEAGRMAFAVYPPVEHSITCEGVSLKSSQDEEGIFQAFKPSLQTREVEFSWKRTRDSSLNGEFFKYLFEDEGEEGAAPEWEIRIDASAFGEANEITLVVDFVGDVVQAYIAGQCVADQFYNGVPWKIGLKRFRDQLASHSIVLKISPLLKERDIYMPSRPLEDRRPEILALSAEAEYVISVDNDNRRV
- a CDS encoding metallophosphoesterase family protein, whose protein sequence is MNHRMTYREDGTFTIIQFTDVHWQDGLELDQQTQAVMRTVLDAETPDLVVFTGDLIHPSDKTDPVQMMQQAVELVIERGIPWAYIFGNHDTEAHITRTELVEAVMAQLHSVTKRGPERLTGEGNYVIEIGNQKGSDIALYFFDSGNVSCIPTIDGYDWIRRDQIDWYVEQSRELASRNGGDTVPALAFIHIPLPEYEEMWMEGGCCGNKLEKVCCPKVNSGLFTAMLEQGDVMGTFCGHDHVNDYWGEWYGIRLCYGRATGLNTYGREDFPHGARVIRLQEGVGGFTTWLRLGTGEKIEQLERNPR
- a CDS encoding aldo/keto reductase; its protein translation is MSYGLGVGKLRENHMCLERRFISTWAMDDLVTQGKLLYVGISEWREWKMVEAAGLAVLLYLDPIVVNQPEYNLFIRRIESDIVPMFEKLALVWNLRLLNISRCIIGATRPKVEQNASASGISLTDDLVSVIEKILTEEDKG
- a CDS encoding Gfo/Idh/MocA family oxidoreductase, yielding MKSNVKIGLIGLSGRGTGLLEIILLKMEDVEVVAVCDLHEDRRERAANMIEKAGCSRPFVTADYKEVLDRESVDVIMICTPWSAHIHIAIEAMEKEKYVACEVGGAYSMQECWKLVEAYERTKVPCMMLENCCYGRDELMVLNMVKRGVLGEIVHCSGGYHHDLRYEIANGKENRHYRLNEYIHRNCDNYPTHELGPIARVLDINRGNRMVSLVSLASKAEGMQEYIRSKRQDSELAHTRFKQGDIVTTVIQCARGETITLTLDTTLPRYYSRGFTVRGTKGMYIEDNHSIFIDGQHSQYESNWKTQWGNVEQHREQYEHPLWERYLQEGVKGGHDGMDWLVFRDFIECFRNGTQTPIDVYDMASWMSISSLTEDSIAMGGQPVAIPDFTNGNWFGK
- a CDS encoding endo-alpha-N-acetylgalactosaminidase family protein, whose protein sequence is MTNSIDTNEAWRSIPGDYYDWQATMQPESSYNFDYSQTLTMKLGMATPDGKGGTKVFCTFEQALRYIVDIDLITRGIPKIIYLVGWQYNGHDDKYPAWDDVNVHLKRPQDPTARDSYLWLAEESKRYNTTVSVHVNMTDAYDNSPHWDLYMEHDLISRNEDGSLLQIGNYNDRAAYQIFYKNEWESGIIVQRIEKLISLLELDKAGTVHLDAYFPRANVFRGVSQEEESSYMRRTIRYFRGRGIDVTSENFTHHRNDPFIGLQPWCWWFDQNQEKHFLERPAKLLSGAAIRDYSIPGIPHRPDLEFLFGAGVHGEDVFWDSDNGIPREDWHDLFIEQICTRMLQYQYLNSLDRIRMEGESNNRVVHYSGGHSVHLVDRSVRRAGIPLRVEDDVLFPALWQERPELIAFSKAGYSMMSWSLPPEWNGVTAADIYQITVEGLKELQLGHRVVGGLLELTLTPGMAVSIFPSHK
- a CDS encoding extracellular solute-binding protein, with the translated sequence MNKKMVLVLSLLFVATLVFAGCSKDNNKPSEQVNSSNSGETSKATESAEETIKINAYMSSFGDDPKDTELYKLWKEKMEVYIGKKLDIKWNYVNSDDYPEKVKLTLASGDTPDIMSGVKDAEVMFQFGNQGSLLDIAPYLDEYAPNYKAYLESTKFADKSMYTPEGKMFFFGDGFQNDTGLAGSAYPALYRFDVFQKHNIKVPENWDEFYDAAVKLKALYPDSYPVNSQEWPKFTDALALSNHTKSDIYWNGEKYVFGPSEESFKEGLIYIRKLYDEKLLDPEFLSQSQDQLKAKVTTGKSFMLPLAWGGWWEQYSVKDQGVSWGAAVNPKNEKYGDQWVLGPALLGKTIYPNYGIMISKNTKNPELIIKLLDYQYSPEMIDLMHWGVEGKTFEVIDGKKEFINKNGDWKENSDFGLGNPWTRQGFVYAPQNYSTDYIKYKKVQFFAKGQFEEMRPQEGMGKFTSSETAIAPYEQAPVIRLSKEDEAKKAQIMTAVQTYLDENIYKFLLGERDLSEWDAFKMELSDIGDYQSIVDMMNAQISK